One Triticum dicoccoides isolate Atlit2015 ecotype Zavitan chromosome 3B, WEW_v2.0, whole genome shotgun sequence genomic window, TGCTGGACAAGCGTCGTGGGGAACTCCTCCGGATCGCTTGGAAATGAGACTGGAGGAGGCCAACTGACGATCGGGGCGATGGATGCGATTGTTTCGCTTCCTTTCCTCTGTTGGGCATCTGTAATTTTGGTCTGGTTATGTGGCTTCGCTGCCATTAAGCTTAAACTGTTATTTTGGTCGTAGGATACTTTCCTGTGAGAGGTTGATGCTTTGTAGTAGTCAGGTCATTTTCGTTTTCAAATTAGACTCTGTATTCCTGTGACTGGCTGTGGTCTGCTTCATTCCATAAAGACTAGATGGAAAGTGCGGCTTGCCGCACCCCGCACCCCTGCCGGGTGCGGTCATATCCAACCTGGTGACCATCGAACACTATAGGTTACACTTCAAATTCGATAGGTTGCCATAATGAAGGAAAAGTGCGTAAGTTTAGAACATTATACCAAAAGCAAAGAAGAATCACATCACACAATAACTCATTTACAATGCACTGGCTTTATATCCAACTTGGTAGAACACGATTCATATTCGATTCAGGTTGGATTCAGGTTGTTACACGAAATAGCAAAGCATGATGGCAGCACCGACCCAATCCACTATTGGTTACACAATATATATTCCACAAATTGAAGGAAATATAAACCATGGATTACATGGAAATATATCACACAATAGGAGGAACTAAGCACTAAGAACAGTAATGGTTTGCTTAATAATTATACTTTGAATCAACATAGGCATCATGGTTTCTATTCTTTCTGCCGCCTCTTCCAAAAGCAATCCGACCAATTGTCAGACTTGAAACAAAAATGGGGATCGGTGAGCCTTCCTATGAAGTGCACATAACCACATACAAATATTAGATGTTTACATGACAAAAATATCCCACCGAGGGTCGGCATCAGCAAGAACAAATGCTCATGAAACTGTACCAGAATACTTAAGAAGCTGCATAATCATACTTATCTTTCTAAATAACCTTATACAATTATATATTCTACTCATTATGATTATGAATAGCTTACTGAGGGTATGGAAGATTTGTTCTACATGTTTTCCTGTCTACTGATTATGAATAGAAAATGTAGCATTAACCTAAATCCGTCTTCTGATCACACACATATCATGCCAGTTTATACATACACAAGTATAAGTAGCTATAGCCTTACAATCATTGTCAGGGTAGCCTGCAGAAGAAGCGTTGAGCTTGTCCACCCTGAATAAATCAAATCAGAAGGTAACATTCAGTTTGTAATACTGCAATAAGCATCACTAAAAATTCAATAAAAAGGAAATACATAAATATATACATGCATATGAACCTATTGTAAATGAAACTGATGCTTGGCATGGCAATCCGTTAACTTTACATCATTCAAGAGAACAAATCAATATTACCAGTTTGAGACAACAATAGTTTTCTCATCAATGCACTGTGTAATCTTTCTAATAAAGTTCATCATCAATTGTCAAACAACATGGACATTATTAATACTCTCCCAAGCAACCAAAGCTTCCTCATTTTCCCCCAATGCGCAGAGTGCCTTGCTGATTAAAAATGATAGTAATGTCAAATTTAATGGTGAAATTTGCTTCAAAACAACAGTATCCACATTCAGGTGTTCTTTTGATCATTGGTGTACCTAGGACTCAGAGCAGGGGAGCATCCTCTTGCAAGGCAAGCTAACGGCCAGCACCGTCCGAGCCCAACACAACAGGTTGTCTCCTGCAAATCCACGATGATGGGTGGATcagtggtgagagagagagagagagagagagaggacctaTAGTAGAACTGCAGAACTGCAGCCATGCCCCTCCCGAcaatggaggagaaggaggagctaTCAGCAAGCACCTGCAGCGAAAGGAGGCGTGACAAGGGGAGAACCATATCAAGCGCCTGCGGCTGGCGCTCCACGACCACGCACACCGCCTGGCCTCCGACTTGGTCGAGCCCCCTAAGCATGTCGGAGTCCCATCGATGCGCCAATCGATGCGCCAGCTGGTGGCGATGACGTGCTCTGCCTGGCCTCCTCCTGTCAATTTGCTTGGACTCCTCCCGTCGCCCCGCCTGGCCTCCTACCGTCGATGGCACACTCCTTGGGGATAAGCAGTGCCAGCTTCCTCTCCCCCTGACGATGCGACGATTCACACAGAGGCGATGCGAGCACGGAGAGCTCGGGGTCCAGATGCAATCGAGGCTCTTGGCGGGGGGCAAGGAGCAGAGAGGAGGATTCCCAGCTGCGACTCACCATCGGCGAACAAAGCTTAGAGCCGGAGAGGGGCATTCTCGGGCCTCGATGCGATGGATAGAAAAGCAACATAAGATTTTTTCCCTCTCAGAAACACAACTAATTGAAGCTGAATAAATAACAGAAGAAGCTTATTAGATGACTCTAGAATATGGATGCAAATAATAGATAGAAAGAATGATACAAATATATAGTTGCTTGAAAGCCACAACAATCTAAACCATTATAGGATCATGAAGAATGGGTGCAAGTTTAGGACATGGTATGAATAACCTTTTTGAAGGTCGATAAGGTAAAGTAATGTACACCTGAGAAACTAATTGTGCATTTATACACATAGATAAGATATAAACATTACATTCGCATATCTAGAGGTAATTAAGTTCATATTTAGTTGTCGCATGAGATTGATGATAGGTAGTCAAGTTGTTAAACACAAAACTAAATAACAAATAAGGGTCTAGTTGAAATCTTTGATGTATCTTTTGAATCCATCAGTTTTTTGTTGAGAAACCTATATATTTCTACAAAAGTATAAACAACAAAAGATGATGGCAGATGCTGAAGCAACTTGAGTGAAGTGGGGTGATGAATCCTCACCACTCTTTAGCTATAAAAAAATGCGCTTTAAGCATCTGGTGTTACATAGCAAGACAAATGTAAGTAAAAGTAGAACCTTGCTATATGAAAGTAAAAGACCATGCACATCACTCCCCAAACATCAGTTGGAAGATTTTTCTCTTACCAACAAACATTTTTTATATTGACAACAAATGATAATTGGTAAGGAACTGAATATTTTTTGTAAAGCTAAACAGGTGAGTTTGATCAGGTATCAACCAAGACTACAACCATTCTGTCTTGTATCTAAATAAACAGTGTGCGTGCAGATGAGTAGTGCTACTGCCCAACAAGAAGTACATATAACAGGACAGCCATAGCTCACATAGCTAACAAAAGTACATATCCAAAAAGATATGGAGCAGTATATATTCTAATAATATGAGAACGTAAATGTATCCCTTCCGGTATTCTCCCACATTCAACAAAATGAAAATCTGCAGCAGCAACTAAAAAGCATGAGCAGAGACCATGCAGAACTAAAAAAGGAATGATAACAAATTGGCAGCAAACAACTAAAAAAGGTTCAGTTTTGAATAGAAATAATCTGCCAAGATTTTTGTTAACCACCATAAGAGGGTATGTTGCTAATTCAGTCCCTAATTCCGTGGAGTAGGTTCAAATGATGTCGATTTTCAACTTTGACTTGCTGGTCCTGGTAAATGTATAATAAGACATGAGTAGTGGCATGGTCCTCACTGGTCACTGCAGAGTAGAGGCATGAGCGGCGGCCTACACAACACCTCGAGCGATGGTGATGGGCGAACCAAAGGGAGACATAACGGCAACCAGCAAACCAAGACGATGGGAGGTGCGGTCAGAGAGAGAGACGGCGTGGTGGTGACCTGCAAGCATATGATTTCTCGTTAGTAAATATCATATGGCATTCTAAGGGAAAAAAAATGAAGAATCAAATAAGGACCAAAGCTGAcctttacaaagttatatggattcCAATGTAGAACGGCACACACAACCCTCCAGACGATGGCGAGGGGCGAGCCAGCAGGAGATACGGTGGTGACCAGGATGCGAAGTCAATGGGAGGAGGGGCGGTCAGAGAGAGACACGACATACAGTGACCTGCGAGCATATTATTTCTATTTCAGAGATAAACAGTAAATATCATATACCATTCTGAGGAAAATAAGAAATGAACAATCAAATAAGGACCAAAGCTGACCTTCTCAAAGTTATATGGATGATTGGATTCCAATGTAGAACGATCTTCTCGTGCCAATTCAGAGAGAGGCATACACATTGAAATTATACACTTTGGGGACATTTGTTTTCTATAAGCCACTAATCTGCAGGATATATAATGAAAATAATTTTAAACTGGCTGAATATTATTTCATAAAAACAAATGGTTAAAGCATTGAAGCTTCTAAATAGGCACTTCTCCAACACATGTTCTGCATATTCTGATTCTGATAAAGCCAAGTGCAAACCTAAACTTGCGAAAATAATACCAGTTTAAAAATTGATTGACCTATCAGCTACATCCATGAACGTAAGTTGACTATAGAACAAATTTCATCTGAGCTCAAGGCTACAAATTCTAGAATTGTCAAAAAAAATCTAAGCACAAAAATATATCTAATACATGAAATTGCTGAGCCAAAATACTTTGAGCCAGATAAATTGTTGTTTCAAAAATATAAGGGTGGATCGACCAAGCACTAAAGAATTTCCAGCTTGTATCATACATCTATAATAAAATTTCGAACATGCTTACACTGCAATAACCAAGAAACTTATAATCAAGTTAGAGACTACTTACATTAGTCTATCCACTATGCATCTTCAGTATGTCAATCACCTCCGCATCCCGGGCCCCTTCTAATCGAAGGGCTATACGTTCCTTGACAAAATTTATCAACCTCTAGGTCGTGGCTGATCGTCTTGCTGCTGAGTCATAAGAAGTCATTCACACGGttgccatcatcaccttgcaagctaagCACGATAAATTGTTCTGCTGCCAGCTTATAAGCAGGAAGACATGGTGAACAGACCACTAAAGAAGGCCGCATGTAAAGAAAAGTTCAATAACAAAGGATCCATTACAGTAGCTTATATTGACCACCAACTTTCTCGCTGAAACGATGCAAAGATGTGTTTCTACAAGTGCTCAAAAGCTCACAATATGTAGTACAGACCAtcaaacgtgtccttgtggaccctcCCAAGAAGCTCAATCTTTACCACTCCACCAATACATAGAACTGAGTGTGGTAGCTTAAAAGACTGCATCACATTTTCCTGGAATATCACGCCTCATGTTACTTTCGAACATCTAAATTTTATATTTATTACAGACAAGAAAGACAGCTAGGAATATGTATTCAACTGACCTGCAACATTCGAAATTCCATAGATGTGTATGTCCAGATATAGTTGCTATCATCAATCAGCTCCGTGTCACTTTGAACATATACATGTGTTTCAGACCAGAGGGGTGGTTTTAGATAGCCCAAGCGGAACCGGGCATGTTTTGCTGAATAAATCGGATGATCAAGTCAGAAAAATGCTGCACGGTGAAGAGTATTAACACAGAAGGCACCTTTTGGATACAGAAATAAGGCTGAATCAAGTCTCAACACGCATGAAGTCGGAAACCTCCGGATAAACCCGTAGGCACAAGATCTTGCTGAACTGATTTGCAATAACTGAATAAAAAGATTCATATTTAGCTGGTCTGAACATTGTGTGTAGTTTGTCACTGAATGAGAAAACAAACAGCAGCTACCATAGCAGCAACGCAACATACAAGATGGTTCTGTAAGCAGCAATAAATGAATGATAGATACTGCCACATGTCATGCGCAATCACGCGGCAACCTCTGGTACTGACTTGCAAAACAAATTCAGAGAACAAACCACTGTAAGCCACCAAATAGGTACAGTAGAGGAGATGTTCTTACTCTTGCCTCTTACCTTTGCTGCCAATACTGATTCTTGATGGTCAAATGCATCCAACAAAATCTAGGAAACAACGAAGGCAACTGTGTAAACATCCAAAACTGCAATCTTGGCTAATCAAGGAAGAACAAAAAATGATATACCTATCAGATGATTGAAGTGTAGGAGGTGTGGTATTCAGCGACAGGGCATCGAACTGTAATAGGTCTGCACTTGTATGCCCAAGATCACTCCTGCTCACCTCACCTATATGCTCCTCCACCCTGATCAGAACATCTGCAGCAGATCATTGTTCAGACTTGTAGTAGATGTTTTATTTCTTCTATGAAAAACGGAGTGCAAACAATAGAAGCACAAGCAAACATCTTTTCACAACTAACAGACTTTATCTAAAGCCCACCCAAAATCTAACTTAGAATCTAATCAAACAAGTATAAAACCCTTTTTTATACCAAACAAGTAGAATCCTGCCTTCCTCTGGCTACAGTTTAGACTTGGCTAGAATTTAATCTAACAAACAGAAACCTCATCAGAATTCAATTTAGAATATGAATGGCAATAAAACAATTCTAAGCAAAGAGGGGAGTGAAGCTGACCGGAAAAGTTTGTCGGGGCGAGCTGAGGGCTATCGTTCAGAAAAACTCTCCCACGGGCTTGCTTGCCTGGCACGACCCCCCACACGCCGTTCCACTCGACCACGACCGTCGCCGGAGCGCTGCCGCCCTCAGGCCTTCTTCTCTTCCCTGCGCGCTTGCACCTCCGCCTCGACAAATGGGTGCCGCATGTCGCCATGACCACGGCCTCCTCCTTCTGCCGAGCACAGGCAGATGCGGCCATACCTGTGAGGAGGAGCGGTGCCGCCACTGCTGTACCTCGAGCGCCGGGGAAGAGGCCCAGAAGAATGTGCCAGGCTGCCAGCAGGGTGGTCGACGATGAGGCATGTGGAGAGGAAGATGTTGCCGCCGTCGGAGATGACGATGAGgaggctgaagaggacgaaggagacGAGCCTGTAGACGAGCAGCCAGGCCGGGTGGATGTCCCGGAGGCAGGGCCGCCACGCCTCGTCGTCGTACAGCAGCTCGTCCGGCCGTCGCCGCCCTTGCGCGGCCGCGTCCTGCTTGGCGGCTCCgatgcggcggtgcgcgcgcggccCCTCGTGGCGCCAGATGAGGTAGGCCGCGGCGGCGACGCAGCAGAGCACCCAGAGCGTGCACACGGCCACCCGCCAGCGCAGCCAGAAGCGCAGGTCCGTGGTGTCCGCCGTCGGCATGGGCTGCCACGACCGCGTCGACGAGGCCCCCGCCGTGAACCGCATCGCTGACTGCGCCACTGTCAGCCCGTCTCGCCGGGCATGCGCTGCCGCCTGccggagcgaggaggggaggggcgcaATCTCCGCGGCGCGCCTTTCTTGCGGCAATGCAGGGAGAACCACTTTCTCCTTCCATCTCCATCTCTCTCACGGCAAGGTGAGGGGTCTCCTTATCCACTGGATCGACAGGGCCACAAGGGAGGGCTGCGGGCGATCTTGTTTGGAGGAGGAAGGCGCAGAGGAGTTGCAGCGGCTCGGGCCGGAGAGAGAGCGAGTGCGGTCGGTGCGCGTCTCCGCAGCGGCGGGCTGGAGTCGATGGAGAGGAGGAGCGGGGCTGGagtcgagggagaggagggggtCGCCGGCGGCGGGGGGAGATGCGGTGGGAGGGGGGCGACGGGGATGGCGGCTAGGGTTCGAGCGGCGCGAGTGCGGGCGGAGGCAGCGGCTGAGTCTCCACAGGTGAGCCCATCTTTTATACGACCATGTAAGAAATGACTAAAATGCCCTTGGTGGGCCACCAAATTTACAGGCGGTGGCATGCCCAGCCTCGATCCGACGACCGTATCGTTTCGTCTGAGATCCAACGGCCGACATCGATCCATCTCACGATCCAACGACCAGAACTCGTTTGGACACCCAATCCGACGGCCCAAAATCCAAACGAACGGGAGAGCTCCATTTCGGTTCAGACTCTAACAAGGGGATGGGGCAGGTGGGGCAGccccctttctttcaaaaaaaaccATGCACGCAGAAAATAGAAGCAAGTCGAGAACTCAAACTCGGTTGGCTACGGCCGTACCGCGCATGCACGCTAACACAACGCACGGGCAGAGCCTGCTTGCCGACAACGACCGTACGCACCTACTCGACCGAGCCATCAGGCGGATGCGGCGaagccctcctcctcctcatcggcaGCGTCCAGGGCGTCGGCGCGCTGGGCGTTGGTCCTGAAGCAGCTGAAGCGCCGGATCTCGCCCACGTTGCCCGCCAGCTTGGGCGCCCTGGCGAGCTTCTCCATGGACCTGGCGAACTGCCCAAAGAAGGCGTGCTTGCTCTGGGCGAACCGCTTCACGATGGCCGCCGTGGTCTTATTCTTGACGAGCGCCATGTCTGAGGTGCGCACGCCCTGCTTGAACCGCAGCGCCTTGTAGTACCCGTTGTCGAACAGGTCGGGGGTGACCACGTCCAGGTTCTGCAGCCGGTCCGGGTGCTTCCTGCAGTTGGCCGCCAGCTTCCGCGAGAAGGTGTCGTCCGCGCGCCGGTACCGGTCGGCGAAGCTGTCGCAGTGCGACCGCCCGATGGTGTGCGCGCCGGAGAGCGCCACGAGGTCGGCCACGTCGCCGAGGCCCCGGGTGCGGAAGGACTCCACCAGCGCGGCCACGCTTGCCATCGTGGGCGACGTGAGGTCGGACACATTCTTCTGTGACGCCGGGGCCAGGCTGtcgaggttgccctgtggcacggAGAACCAGGGCCCGCCGGACACGATGATGCTGTCGCGGGTGGCGAGCAGGGTGATGTCGGCGCATGACACAACGGACCCGCAGGTGGCATGCACCCTGGCGCGGATGGACTCGATGAGCTGCATGGCGCGCGACCTGATGGTGAGGTTGGGGAGCAGCGCCGTCTCGCGGGCGGAGGTGGTGTTGAGGAGGATGGAGGCGTCGCAGCCCTGCGGGAAGAGTCGTGGAAGTAGAGCCGGAGCaggcccgccgccaccgccacctcctgctGCGGCGCCGCCACCACGGGCGACCGCACGATGCCGTCGAGCTGCGGGCACGACGCGGCGCGGAAGCCCGGAGAAACGCCGACGTCGCCGGTGAAGACGGGTAGGGACATGGCCGGGGAGACCAGCGCGGCGACGGTGGCCAGGACGGCCAGTACTACTACTGAGCTGCTGGTCGCCATGGTTTCTTTGGTGCGGAGCTTGAGCTGATCCTAGCTTGACTGGCCTTGTGGTGTCCTCACAGCAACCAGTGGACGTCATTTATAGGGACTGACTACAGGTCAGTCGACTGAATTTCTATCTGGATCAGTCACTTTTTTTCTCTGCATGCAGCGTGTGATGTGGTGTGTTGTGTGCGTGCGCGTGAGCTAGCTAGCTCCGGTTGGCCGCGTCCCTGcgtgagagcatctccaacagccgcgctatgcgccgcgcgcaaaaaacctaTTTGCCGCGTGCGCTTCGGCTGGTTTAGCGCGGCCgcgagcgctggctccagcagccgcgctataatgcagcg contains:
- the LOC119278136 gene encoding uncharacterized protein LOC119278136; the protein is MAASACARQKEEAVVMATCGTHLSRRRCKRAGKRRRPEGGSAPATVVVEWNGVWGVVPGKQARGRVFLNDSPQLAPTNFSDVLIRVEEHIGEVSRSDLGHTSADLLQFDALSLNTTPPTLQSSDRFCWMHLTIKNQYWQQSTRGCRVIAHDMWQYLSFIYCCLQNHLLLQISSARSCAYGFIRRFPTSCVLRLDSALFLYPKAKHARFRLGYLKPPLWSETHVYVQSDTELIDDSNYIWTYTSMEFRMLQENVMQSFKLPHSVLCIGGVVKIELLGRVHKDTFDGLYYIFSKTISHDLEVDKFCQGTYSPSIRRGPGCGGD